A section of the Bryobacteraceae bacterium genome encodes:
- a CDS encoding thioredoxin family protein, whose product MKIQILGSGCAKCNQLKENAEAAARELGIAYEVEKITDFREIARMGALVTPALAIDGRLKLVGRVASPEEIKPLLQAS is encoded by the coding sequence TTGAAAATCCAGATTCTTGGCTCCGGCTGCGCGAAATGCAACCAGTTAAAGGAAAATGCCGAGGCCGCCGCACGCGAGCTCGGCATTGCGTATGAGGTTGAAAAAATCACCGATTTCCGCGAAATCGCGCGGATGGGCGCGCTGGTGACGCCCGCGCTCGCCATCGACGGCAGGCTGAAGCTGGTGGGCCGCGTGGCCAGCCCCGAAGAGATCAAGCCGCTGCTCCAGGCGTCCTGA
- a CDS encoding alcohol dehydrogenase — protein sequence MQNFEYWNPTKILFGKGQIASISREIPAGTKVLMTYGGGSIRSNGVYDQVMAALRHCTVVEFGGIQPNPEYRTLMEAVRLARAEKAEFLLAVGGGSVLDGTKFIAAAIPFEGEPWDIVQKHAEVKSAVPLASVLTLPATGSEANPYAVISRSETGEKLAFSSPHVYPKFSVLDPETTFSLPARQVANGIVDAYVHTMEQYLTFPAHAELNDRFAESILQTLIEIGPKTLANPSDYDARATFVWTATMALNGLIGCGVPQDWATHMIGHELTALYGIDHARTLAVVAPHLYRVLKSDKAAKLLQYGERVWGIREGSDEERIEAAIRRTEDFFESLGVPTRLARYEGVRPETPKLVAQRLKQRGMVKLGERGAVAPPVVEEILSRSLAA from the coding sequence ATGCAGAATTTTGAGTACTGGAATCCGACGAAAATTCTCTTCGGGAAGGGGCAAATTGCCTCGATATCCAGGGAAATTCCCGCCGGCACGAAAGTGCTCATGACTTACGGCGGCGGCTCCATCCGCTCGAACGGCGTCTACGATCAGGTGATGGCGGCGCTCCGCCACTGCACCGTCGTTGAGTTCGGCGGCATTCAGCCGAACCCCGAATACCGCACCCTCATGGAGGCCGTCCGTCTCGCCCGCGCCGAAAAGGCCGAATTTCTGCTCGCCGTCGGCGGCGGGTCGGTGCTCGACGGCACCAAGTTCATCGCCGCCGCCATCCCGTTTGAAGGCGAGCCGTGGGACATCGTGCAGAAGCACGCCGAAGTGAAGTCCGCCGTCCCGCTGGCGAGCGTGCTCACCCTGCCTGCCACCGGCTCGGAAGCCAACCCCTACGCCGTCATCAGCCGCTCGGAGACCGGCGAGAAACTCGCCTTCTCCTCCCCGCACGTCTATCCGAAGTTCTCCGTGCTCGATCCGGAGACCACGTTCTCGCTCCCGGCCCGGCAGGTGGCCAACGGCATCGTCGATGCCTATGTGCACACGATGGAGCAGTACCTCACCTTCCCGGCACACGCGGAACTGAACGACCGCTTCGCCGAGTCCATCCTTCAGACGCTCATCGAAATCGGCCCGAAAACGCTGGCCAACCCTTCCGACTACGACGCCCGCGCCACGTTCGTCTGGACGGCCACCATGGCCCTGAACGGCCTCATCGGCTGCGGTGTTCCTCAGGATTGGGCCACGCACATGATCGGCCACGAACTGACCGCGCTCTACGGCATCGACCACGCGCGCACGCTCGCCGTCGTCGCCCCGCATCTGTATCGCGTGCTCAAGAGCGACAAGGCGGCCAAGCTCCTTCAGTATGGCGAGCGCGTCTGGGGAATCCGTGAAGGCTCGGACGAGGAACGCATCGAGGCCGCCATCCGCCGCACCGAAGATTTCTTCGAATCACTCGGCGTGCCCACGCGCCTGGCCCGGTATGAGGGCGTGCGGCCGGAGACGCCGAAGCTGGTGGCGCAGCGGCTCAAGCAGCGCGGCATGGTGAAACTCGGCGAACGCGGCGCCGTCGCCCCTCCGGTGGTCGAAGAGATCCTTTCGCGGAGCCTCGCCGCCTGA
- the guaB gene encoding inosine-5'-monophosphate dehydrogenase: MPAGPRRGVCYHEKNAMLPDHLEEGLTFDDVLLKPARSNVLPSDVDTRTLATRNVPINIPILSAAMDTVTESHLAIELARQGGLGIIHKNMSIERQAEEVDRVKRSESGMIVDPVTVDPDQKIYEALEIMARYRISGLPVVKEGKLVGILTNRDLRFETNYDQPIRNVMTREPLYTVPVGTTLEQAVEELHKHRVEKLLVVDENFTLKGLITVKDIQKKRKYPNAAKDAQGRLRVGAAIGATGDFLERAQELVKKKVDVLVIDTAHGHSERVLQAVVAIKRALPEVDLVAGNIATYEAARDLIALGVDAIKVGIGPGSICTTRVVTGAGVPQITAIAECARACRGTGVPLIADGGIKFSGDITKAIAAGADSVMIGSLFAGTDESPGELILYQGRSFKAYRGMGSLGAMGQGSSDRYAQEGAGKLVPEGIEGRVPSKGPLAELVYQLVGGLRSGMGYCGCATIPELQERAQFLRVTIAGLKESHVHDVIITKEAPNYRLEP; this comes from the coding sequence ATGCCGGCAGGCCCGCGCAGGGGCGTCTGTTACCATGAAAAAAACGCGATGCTCCCCGATCATCTGGAAGAAGGCCTGACCTTTGACGACGTGCTGTTGAAGCCGGCGCGCAGCAACGTGCTGCCGTCGGACGTGGACACCCGCACGCTGGCAACGCGCAACGTCCCCATCAACATCCCGATCCTGAGCGCGGCCATGGACACGGTGACGGAAAGCCACCTTGCCATTGAACTGGCCCGCCAGGGCGGACTCGGCATCATCCACAAGAACATGTCAATCGAGCGCCAGGCGGAAGAAGTCGACCGCGTCAAGCGCTCCGAAAGCGGCATGATCGTCGATCCGGTCACCGTCGATCCGGACCAGAAGATCTACGAAGCGCTGGAAATCATGGCGCGCTACCGCATCAGCGGTCTGCCGGTAGTCAAGGAAGGGAAACTCGTCGGCATTCTCACCAACCGCGACCTGCGCTTCGAGACCAACTACGACCAGCCCATCCGCAACGTGATGACCCGCGAGCCGCTCTACACCGTGCCCGTGGGCACGACGCTCGAACAGGCGGTGGAGGAGCTCCACAAGCACCGCGTCGAAAAGCTCCTCGTGGTGGACGAGAACTTCACGCTGAAAGGGCTGATCACCGTCAAGGACATCCAGAAAAAGCGCAAATACCCCAACGCGGCCAAGGACGCGCAGGGCCGGCTCCGCGTCGGCGCCGCCATCGGCGCCACCGGGGATTTCCTCGAACGCGCGCAGGAGCTTGTGAAGAAGAAGGTGGACGTGCTCGTCATCGACACGGCGCACGGCCACAGCGAGCGAGTGCTTCAGGCCGTGGTCGCCATCAAGCGCGCCCTGCCCGAGGTGGACCTGGTCGCCGGCAACATCGCCACCTATGAGGCCGCCCGCGACCTGATTGCGCTGGGCGTGGACGCCATCAAGGTGGGCATCGGCCCGGGCAGCATCTGCACCACGCGCGTGGTCACCGGCGCGGGCGTGCCCCAGATCACCGCCATCGCCGAGTGCGCGCGCGCCTGCCGCGGCACCGGCGTCCCGCTCATCGCCGACGGCGGCATCAAGTTCTCCGGCGACATCACGAAGGCGATCGCCGCCGGCGCCGATTCGGTGATGATCGGCAGCCTGTTTGCCGGCACTGACGAAAGCCCCGGCGAGCTGATCCTCTACCAGGGCCGGAGCTTCAAGGCCTATCGCGGCATGGGCTCACTGGGCGCGATGGGCCAGGGCTCCAGCGACCGGTACGCGCAGGAGGGCGCCGGCAAGCTCGTCCCCGAAGGCATCGAGGGCCGCGTGCCCTCCAAGGGGCCGCTCGCCGAACTTGTCTACCAGCTTGTCGGCGGCCTGCGCTCCGGCATGGGATACTGCGGCTGCGCCACCATCCCCGAACTCCAGGAACGGGCCCAGTTCCTCCGCGTCACCATCGCCGGCCTGAAGGAGAGCCACGTCCACGACGTGATCATCACCAAAGAGGCGCCGAATTACCGGCTGGAACCATAA
- a CDS encoding X-Pro dipeptidyl-peptidase, which produces MLRRLLLLVAAGGFASAQPVVQLHVRIPMRDGVRLCTNIFRPALHGRFPTVLQRTPYRKLSQITPGLKMFLDHGYAVVTQDVRGRYDSEGEFRQVLQEEQDGADTLSWIARQAWSDGRVAMFGGSYVGMVQWRAALSGHPALRAIAPAVAGGDEYFDRYYSPGGAFRLAHRLRWIAENFRPPNRPVADFQKMITFLPLGRADRFVAGRTLDFYQEAMAHPAYDAYWRSRSTRLRAHSIRAPALIEAGWYDPFLPSDIAMWKELRRRGHPARLIIGPWGHNMNPEMPGTDFGPSAALPLRRMEIDWFDAWLRHRTPPAPSAVLFFVMGVNEWRESPQWPPAGVEFENLYLDSAGSANTLHGDGRLLAKPPTEETADRFDYDPRRAVPTLGGANCCNFRLLPWGPLDQRPVEGRRDVLVYTGAPLRESLEVAGPVRAVLYVSTSAADTDFTAKLVDAAPDGPARILTDGILRLRYREGVERAAPYRPGAVVEVEIELGETAFVFLPHHSVRLEVSSSNFPRFDRNLNTGRLQALETQMRVARQTVWHGPERPSRLVLPVLRHAGRPAQGRLLP; this is translated from the coding sequence ATGCTGCGGCGGCTGCTCCTGCTCGTCGCCGCCGGCGGGTTCGCCAGCGCGCAGCCGGTGGTGCAGCTCCACGTGCGCATTCCGATGCGCGACGGCGTGCGCCTGTGCACCAACATCTTCCGGCCCGCGCTGCACGGGCGTTTCCCCACGGTGTTGCAGAGAACGCCGTACCGGAAACTTTCGCAGATCACGCCGGGCCTGAAGATGTTTCTCGACCACGGCTACGCCGTCGTCACCCAGGACGTCCGCGGCCGTTACGACAGCGAAGGCGAATTCCGCCAGGTGTTGCAGGAAGAGCAGGACGGCGCCGACACGCTCTCCTGGATCGCGCGCCAGGCCTGGTCTGACGGCCGCGTCGCGATGTTCGGCGGCTCCTATGTCGGCATGGTGCAGTGGCGCGCCGCCCTGAGTGGCCATCCGGCTCTTCGCGCCATCGCTCCGGCCGTGGCCGGCGGCGATGAGTACTTTGACCGCTATTACAGCCCCGGCGGCGCCTTCCGCCTCGCCCACCGGCTCCGCTGGATCGCCGAAAACTTCAGGCCGCCCAACCGCCCGGTCGCCGATTTCCAGAAGATGATCACGTTTCTTCCGCTCGGCCGCGCAGACCGCTTTGTCGCCGGGCGCACGCTGGACTTCTACCAGGAGGCCATGGCGCACCCCGCCTATGACGCCTACTGGCGCTCCCGCAGCACGCGGCTGCGCGCGCACTCGATCCGCGCGCCCGCCCTGATCGAAGCCGGCTGGTACGATCCCTTCCTCCCGTCGGACATTGCCATGTGGAAGGAGCTGCGCCGCCGCGGCCATCCAGCGCGCCTCATCATCGGCCCGTGGGGACACAACATGAATCCGGAGATGCCTGGCACCGACTTCGGCCCCTCGGCCGCGCTGCCGCTGCGGCGGATGGAAATCGACTGGTTTGACGCGTGGCTCCGCCACAGAACGCCGCCCGCACCCAGCGCCGTTCTCTTTTTCGTGATGGGCGTCAACGAGTGGCGCGAATCGCCGCAGTGGCCGCCCGCGGGCGTCGAATTTGAGAATCTCTACCTCGACTCCGCCGGCAGCGCCAACACGCTCCATGGCGATGGCCGCCTGCTGGCCAAACCACCCACGGAAGAGACGGCAGACCGCTTCGACTACGATCCCAGACGGGCCGTGCCCACCCTCGGCGGCGCCAACTGCTGCAACTTCAGACTGCTGCCGTGGGGCCCGCTTGACCAGCGACCGGTCGAAGGCCGCCGCGACGTGCTCGTCTACACAGGCGCTCCGCTGCGAGAATCGCTCGAAGTCGCAGGCCCGGTGCGCGCCGTCCTCTACGTCTCCACCTCAGCCGCGGACACGGACTTCACCGCCAAGCTCGTCGATGCCGCGCCGGACGGACCGGCGCGCATCCTCACGGACGGCATCCTCCGCCTGCGCTACCGCGAGGGCGTGGAGCGTGCGGCGCCGTATCGGCCGGGCGCGGTGGTCGAGGTGGAAATCGAGCTGGGAGAAACCGCCTTCGTTTTTCTGCCGCACCACTCCGTCCGCCTTGAGGTGTCGAGCAGCAACTTCCCCAGGTTCGACCGCAACCTGAACACCGGCCGCCTTCAGGCGCTGGAGACGCAGATGCGCGTGGCCCGCCAGACCGTCTGGCACGGCCCGGAAAGGCCCTCGCGGCTCGTGCTCCCGGTGCTGCGCCATGCCGGCAGGCCCGCGCAGGGGCGTCTGTTACCATGA
- a CDS encoding YggS family pyridoxal phosphate enzyme: MAVTKTFPADVILQAHALGLRDFGENYVQEFEQKAARVRQLEGARFHLIGHLQSNKSRRAAELFDIIQTVDSAKLARRLDAVGRPLEVMIEVKLSPEETKAGCAPEELPELVDSIRALPNLRLTGLMTMPPWSDEAEFSRPYFRRLRELAQTCGLSGLSMGMSHDFEVAIEEGATHIRIGTALFGQRSRD, encoded by the coding sequence GTGGCGGTCACGAAGACCTTCCCCGCCGACGTCATTCTTCAGGCCCACGCGCTCGGCCTGCGGGATTTTGGCGAAAATTACGTCCAGGAATTCGAGCAAAAGGCGGCCCGCGTGCGCCAGCTCGAGGGCGCGCGCTTCCACCTGATCGGACACCTGCAATCCAACAAGAGCCGCCGCGCGGCCGAGCTGTTCGACATCATCCAGACGGTGGATTCGGCGAAACTGGCCCGCCGGCTCGATGCCGTCGGCCGCCCGCTCGAAGTGATGATCGAGGTGAAGCTCTCGCCCGAGGAGACCAAGGCGGGTTGCGCGCCGGAGGAACTGCCCGAGCTCGTCGATTCGATCCGCGCCCTTCCCAACCTGCGCCTCACCGGACTGATGACCATGCCGCCATGGTCGGACGAGGCTGAGTTCTCCCGGCCCTATTTCCGCCGCCTCCGTGAACTGGCCCAAACCTGCGGCCTCAGCGGTCTCTCCATGGGCATGTCGCACGACTTTGAAGTGGCCATCGAGGAAGGCGCCACCCACATCCGCATTGGCACCGCGCTGTTCGGCCAGCGGAGCCGGGACTGA
- a CDS encoding 3-ketoacyl-ACP reductase — protein MQEETPVAIVTGASRGIGRGIALELARTHRVIGTYRGRRDAAESLAAECGADIVQCDVSSGADRMALIGHARKRYGRLDLLVNNAGIAPRERLDILEATEEIFDEVIQTNLKGPYFLTQLAARWMVEQGYGRIVFITSISAYTASLNRGEYCISKAGLSMAVQLWAARLAPHNVQVFEVRPGIIQTDMIERVRQVYEEKARAGLLPQGRLGAPEDVARQVRAIADGLLDYGTGTVLNADGGFHLRTL, from the coding sequence ATGCAGGAGGAAACGCCTGTCGCCATTGTTACTGGCGCTTCGCGCGGCATCGGGCGCGGCATCGCGCTCGAGCTGGCGCGCACGCACCGCGTCATCGGCACCTACCGCGGGCGCCGGGACGCCGCCGAGAGTCTCGCCGCCGAGTGCGGCGCCGACATCGTGCAGTGTGACGTGAGTTCGGGCGCCGACCGGATGGCGCTGATCGGGCACGCAAGGAAGCGTTACGGAAGGCTGGACCTGCTGGTGAACAACGCCGGCATCGCGCCGCGCGAGCGCCTGGACATTCTCGAAGCGACAGAAGAGATCTTCGACGAAGTGATCCAGACGAACCTGAAGGGCCCGTATTTTCTGACGCAGCTTGCGGCGCGGTGGATGGTGGAGCAGGGCTACGGCCGCATTGTCTTCATCACCTCGATTTCGGCTTACACGGCTTCGCTGAACCGCGGCGAATACTGCATTTCGAAAGCGGGCCTGAGCATGGCGGTGCAGTTGTGGGCGGCGCGGCTGGCGCCGCACAACGTGCAGGTGTTCGAGGTGCGGCCGGGCATCATTCAGACCGACATGATCGAGCGCGTCCGGCAGGTGTATGAAGAGAAGGCGCGCGCCGGGCTGCTGCCGCAAGGCCGGCTGGGCGCGCCGGAGGACGTGGCGCGGCAGGTGCGGGCTATCGCCGACGGCCTGCTCGACTATGGCACTGGCACGGTGTTGAACGCCGACGGCGGGTTCCACCTGCGGACGTTGTGA
- a CDS encoding MFS transporter, with protein sequence MKRKFHGPWIVLAAFITFGLSTGLPYYNISFFYDYFNRDFGWSREQITLGFPLAVALTIWTGPLLIHRFSPRRLILVGTFLTFCALAGFGLMPGRLSVYYLLWVIYTVGYFLSGPPPHQFIISNWYRRNRGKAMAVVYVGVGVIGSLGSFLAKPLTEWFGYHMALVILGLMLFLAWPLVIFIMKDHPREMGQNPDGDPEPPAEQAVRPQSFRWLLARPAFWLLLVGSVCSIGSIGAVNFHMKFVFLDQGFQPGPHVDGAWRTASILILWSSIVGRLGMGYLADRFTKKWVMFVTYFIVAATIPLLLHVHPGDEAWLYIFAVLFGFGMGADYMLIPLMAAEAFGVNTLPKAMSVILPADTIGQTWFPYIVAHLRTMLGSYDQALMVVLAIAMTGALAIALLPNTQQLGAKNQNR encoded by the coding sequence ATGAAGAGAAAGTTCCACGGTCCGTGGATTGTGCTGGCCGCCTTCATTACGTTCGGCCTGTCCACCGGCCTGCCCTATTACAATATTTCGTTTTTCTACGATTATTTCAACCGGGATTTTGGCTGGTCACGAGAGCAGATCACGCTGGGATTTCCCCTGGCGGTGGCGCTGACGATCTGGACTGGGCCGTTGCTGATCCACCGCTTCAGTCCGCGGCGGCTGATCCTGGTGGGAACGTTTCTGACTTTCTGTGCTCTGGCCGGCTTCGGCCTCATGCCGGGCAGGCTGAGCGTGTATTACCTGTTGTGGGTCATTTATACGGTCGGCTATTTTCTTTCCGGCCCGCCGCCTCACCAGTTCATCATCTCCAACTGGTACCGGCGCAACCGGGGCAAGGCGATGGCGGTGGTTTATGTCGGCGTCGGCGTGATCGGCTCGTTGGGCAGCTTCCTGGCCAAGCCGTTGACGGAATGGTTCGGCTATCACATGGCGCTGGTCATTCTCGGGCTCATGCTGTTTCTGGCCTGGCCCCTGGTGATCTTCATCATGAAAGACCATCCCCGCGAGATGGGGCAGAATCCGGACGGCGATCCGGAGCCGCCTGCCGAGCAGGCCGTCCGACCGCAGAGCTTCCGGTGGCTTCTGGCGAGGCCTGCCTTCTGGCTGCTGCTGGTGGGCAGCGTGTGCTCCATTGGGAGCATCGGAGCCGTGAATTTTCACATGAAATTCGTGTTCCTTGATCAGGGATTCCAGCCGGGCCCGCACGTGGATGGCGCCTGGCGCACGGCATCGATCCTCATCCTGTGGTCGTCGATCGTGGGCCGCCTGGGAATGGGCTACCTGGCCGACCGCTTCACGAAAAAGTGGGTGATGTTTGTCACCTATTTCATCGTCGCCGCAACGATCCCGCTGCTTCTTCACGTGCATCCGGGCGATGAAGCGTGGCTCTACATTTTTGCCGTCTTGTTCGGCTTCGGCATGGGAGCCGACTACATGCTGATTCCGCTGATGGCGGCCGAGGCCTTCGGCGTGAACACGCTGCCTAAGGCGATGTCCGTCATTCTTCCGGCGGACACGATCGGCCAGACCTGGTTTCCGTATATCGTCGCCCACCTCCGCACGATGCTGGGAAGCTACGACCAGGCGCTGATGGTGGTGCTGGCCATCGCGATGACCGGCGCACTCGCCATCGCACTGTTGCCGAACACGCAACAGCTTGGCGCGAAGAACCAGAACCGCTGA
- a CDS encoding oxidoreductase: MRHFTYRSLEELEAAARELGAVHVRFVHDRARVQELLARRVQVGGLCVGNSMAIHPMEGCDGTRDGKPDELTWRRYERFARGGAKLIWFEATAVRADGRANTRQVMLAPHTVDEFARLLEMMRRVHREEWGTADDLLIPVQLTHSGRYSHPARIIAYHNPLIDQKTGTPTDYPVISDDELERLEDDYVRAAGLALEAGFTAVDIKATHGYLLSELLGAKTREGRYGGSLENRTRFIRNVLGKIRARFGRRLMLCMRLGCYDGVPYERDGQTGIGRPLPYPVPYPWGWGVNPMNPLEPDLAEVKQAIRWFVEDGVELLNVSMGSPYYNPHIGRPFEKPDEGNYEQPEHPLLGVDRHFRLAGELQQTFSELPMVGTGYSWLQKYFIHAGAANIEDGRIRFVGIGRGALTYPDFARDVLEKGELDESRVCKTLTFCTFLMRQKNNELGQFPTGCPPFDKEVYGPIMKQAREAKRKAEQTRG, from the coding sequence ATGCGGCACTTCACATACCGATCCTTGGAAGAACTGGAGGCCGCAGCACGCGAGCTGGGCGCGGTGCATGTGCGCTTTGTTCATGACCGGGCGCGCGTGCAGGAGCTGCTGGCGCGCCGGGTGCAGGTGGGCGGCCTCTGCGTCGGCAACTCGATGGCGATCCATCCGATGGAGGGATGCGACGGCACGCGCGACGGAAAGCCGGATGAATTGACCTGGCGCCGGTATGAGCGTTTCGCCCGCGGCGGGGCCAAGCTCATCTGGTTCGAGGCCACCGCCGTGCGCGCCGACGGGCGCGCCAACACACGGCAGGTGATGCTGGCGCCGCACACGGTGGACGAATTCGCCCGCCTGCTTGAGATGATGCGCCGCGTGCACCGCGAGGAGTGGGGCACGGCCGACGATCTACTCATCCCGGTACAGCTCACCCATTCCGGCCGTTACTCGCACCCGGCGCGCATCATCGCGTATCACAACCCGCTGATCGACCAGAAGACCGGCACGCCGACCGACTACCCGGTGATCAGCGACGACGAACTGGAACGGTTGGAAGATGATTACGTCCGCGCCGCCGGGCTGGCGCTCGAGGCCGGCTTTACCGCGGTGGACATCAAGGCCACCCACGGCTATCTGCTGAGCGAGCTATTGGGGGCGAAGACGCGCGAAGGCCGCTATGGGGGGAGCCTCGAGAATCGCACACGATTCATCCGGAATGTTTTGGGCAAGATCCGTGCCCGGTTCGGCCGCCGGCTGATGCTGTGCATGCGGCTGGGCTGCTACGACGGCGTCCCCTATGAGCGGGACGGGCAGACCGGCATCGGCCGGCCGCTGCCGTATCCGGTGCCGTATCCATGGGGCTGGGGCGTGAATCCGATGAACCCGCTGGAGCCCGATCTCGCCGAGGTGAAACAGGCGATCCGCTGGTTTGTCGAGGACGGCGTCGAGCTGCTCAACGTGAGCATGGGCAGCCCGTATTACAACCCGCACATCGGACGCCCGTTCGAAAAGCCCGACGAGGGCAACTACGAGCAGCCCGAGCACCCGCTGCTCGGCGTCGACCGCCACTTCCGCTTGGCAGGCGAACTGCAACAGACGTTTTCGGAGCTGCCGATGGTGGGCACCGGTTACAGTTGGTTGCAGAAGTATTTCATCCACGCGGGCGCGGCCAACATCGAGGACGGGCGCATTCGCTTCGTCGGCATCGGGCGCGGGGCGCTCACCTATCCGGACTTCGCGCGCGACGTGCTGGAAAAGGGCGAGCTCGACGAGTCGCGCGTCTGCAAGACGCTCACCTTCTGCACGTTCTTGATGCGGCAGAAGAATAACGAGCTCGGCCAGTTCCCCACCGGTTGCCCGCCCTTTGACAAGGAAGTCTACGGGCCCATCATGAAGCAGGCGCGGGAGGCGAAGCGGAAGGCCGAGCAGACGCGCGGATGA
- the flgI gene encoding flagellar P-ring protein: protein MPAVVLFCALPFFSPHLSGAVRVKEIAAIEGVRENQLIGYGIVVGLNGTGDKRQTFFSAQTLANLLERMGVQVPPTAMLVRNTASVIVTANLPPFAQPGTRIDVQVAAIGDATNLQGGLLLLTPLKASTGDVYAVAQGPVLTAGFVARGGAGNTATLNHPTAGRIPGGAIIERAPPSVLAEGRIRLQLRQPDFTTAARLARAINAKFPDAAHCENAALVEVTVPGSYRAGAVEFLAEIENLTLEADRVRKIVINERTGTITAGQDIRIRPVSILHGALTIEIQTAYAVSQPAPLSNGQTTVVPDVKVGVREEKAQNVQLREGATVEDLARALTSLGATARDIIAILQALRSAGALDVEIEVI, encoded by the coding sequence ATGCCTGCAGTCGTATTGTTCTGTGCGCTCCCATTTTTCAGCCCTCATCTCAGCGGCGCCGTCCGAGTCAAGGAGATTGCCGCCATTGAGGGGGTGCGGGAGAACCAATTGATCGGCTACGGGATCGTTGTTGGTCTGAACGGCACGGGGGATAAGCGCCAGACATTCTTCTCCGCCCAGACTCTGGCGAACCTGCTGGAGCGAATGGGCGTGCAGGTGCCGCCCACGGCCATGCTGGTGCGCAACACCGCGTCGGTGATTGTGACGGCCAACCTGCCTCCCTTCGCCCAGCCTGGCACCAGAATCGACGTCCAGGTGGCGGCCATCGGGGATGCGACGAATCTCCAGGGGGGGCTTCTGCTGCTGACTCCACTCAAGGCCTCCACCGGAGACGTCTACGCGGTCGCGCAGGGTCCGGTGTTGACGGCGGGTTTTGTGGCCCGGGGCGGCGCCGGCAACACGGCCACGTTGAATCACCCCACTGCCGGAAGGATCCCGGGCGGGGCGATCATCGAGAGGGCCCCGCCGAGTGTCCTTGCGGAAGGGCGCATCAGGTTGCAGTTGCGCCAGCCGGACTTTACGACGGCAGCGCGGCTGGCGCGGGCCATCAATGCAAAGTTCCCCGATGCGGCGCACTGCGAGAATGCTGCGCTCGTGGAGGTCACGGTGCCTGGATCGTATCGCGCAGGGGCCGTCGAGTTTCTGGCAGAGATCGAGAACCTGACGCTGGAAGCCGACCGAGTCCGCAAGATCGTGATCAACGAGCGCACCGGTACGATCACCGCCGGTCAGGACATCCGCATCCGGCCCGTATCGATTCTCCATGGAGCGCTGACCATTGAGATTCAGACCGCTTACGCGGTCAGTCAGCCGGCTCCACTTTCGAACGGCCAGACCACCGTCGTTCCCGACGTGAAGGTCGGGGTGCGTGAGGAGAAGGCGCAAAATGTCCAGCTGCGCGAGGGCGCCACGGTCGAGGACCTGGCGCGCGCGCTGACCTCTCTCGGCGCCACGGCCCGGGACATTATTGCCATCCTCCAGGCGCTTCGGTCGGCCGGCGCGCTGGATGTGGAGATCGAGGTCATCTGA
- the flgH gene encoding flagellar L-ring protein, with amino-acid sequence MRILTILTLAGLVVDPLRAADHRKGKPGTGNALDRLICESQEPTGGQVAMSSPGSLYNGGGRLADLARDLRAAQVHDLVTIVVADRASAVSKGSTSSTRKAETRAGVSALAGPVRASGPLGQLANLGGQSKLDGQAETSRQSVLETTISARVTHVLPNGNLIVEGTKDVMINSERQKVMIRGVVRWNDLSPGNRVSSDRLSDLEVRVEGRGVVQDAIRRPNFLFRLLNGLLPF; translated from the coding sequence GTGAGAATTCTGACGATTCTGACGCTGGCCGGACTTGTAGTTGATCCCCTCCGGGCGGCGGATCATCGGAAGGGAAAGCCTGGAACCGGGAACGCACTGGACCGGCTGATCTGCGAATCGCAGGAGCCGACTGGCGGTCAGGTAGCCATGTCTTCGCCTGGGTCGCTCTACAACGGCGGCGGCCGACTGGCCGATCTCGCCCGGGACCTCCGGGCCGCTCAGGTCCATGACCTGGTAACCATCGTAGTGGCAGACCGGGCAAGTGCCGTTTCGAAGGGCTCTACGAGCTCAACACGGAAGGCAGAGACCCGTGCTGGCGTATCGGCTCTGGCCGGGCCGGTGAGAGCGTCCGGTCCGCTCGGACAACTAGCCAACCTCGGCGGTCAAAGCAAACTGGACGGCCAGGCTGAGACATCGCGCCAATCGGTGCTCGAAACCACCATTTCGGCCCGCGTGACCCATGTCTTGCCCAATGGAAACCTGATTGTGGAGGGAACCAAAGACGTGATGATCAATTCCGAACGTCAGAAGGTGATGATTCGCGGCGTGGTTCGATGGAATGATCTCAGTCCGGGCAATCGAGTCAGCAGCGATCGGCTCTCGGATCTCGAAGTCCGGGTTGAAGGCCGCGGCGTCGTTCAGGACGCCATCCGGCGCCCCAATTTCCTGTTCCGGCTTCTCAATGGCCTTCTTCCGTTTTGA